The DNA window GTTTTGTGGGTTGAGCTTGTCTTTGGGTATGGTACCTGTATTGATATATTCAAGAAAAGGAGTTCTCCAATCTCGGAGGTGAGTAATGTTTGTAACTGATAATGGCTCAATGCTAGGCTTTTCAAGTGTGAGTTGGGATAACGTTGAAGTTTGTGTGTCCGCCCTAGTGGCGGCGAGCTTAGATAGAATATCCGCTCTAaagtttttttctctatttacGTGCAATATGATAaatgaattgaattttgaaataagatcctTTGCCATGAGCCAATATCGCTCTAGTAAAGGATCTTTTACCTGGAATTCTCCTCGAATTTGTTGTACCACCAGGAGGGAGTCGCAATGTGCTGTCAGGCTTTGAACTTGAAGGTTCAGGGCGAGCTTGAGTCCTGTTATGAGGGCCTCATACTCTGCATCGTTATTGCTTGCCGGGAAGTTGAATTGGAGGGACTGTTCGGCTATTACTTCGTCTCCTTGTTTTAAGATTATACCAGCCCCGCTTCCTCTTCGGCTAGACGCTCCGTCTACATGTAATTCCCATGGCCTGTTGTTCTGGTCAGGAGTTAGCTCGGAAATGAAATCTGCAAGGATCTGTGCTTTAAGTGCCGACCTTGGTTGAAACTGGATGTCAAACTCTGAAAGTTCTATGGACCATTTGATCATACGTCCGGCGAGTTCTGGTTTTGTTAGTATCCACCTTAGTGGTTGATTTGTCCTTACTATAATCGTGTGGCTTTGGAAGTATGGTCTTAGCCTTCTTGCCGTTATTACCAGCGCCAGGGCCAGTTGTTcaatttttggatatttttgctCCGTTGATTGCATAACTCTGCTAACGAAGTATACTGGTCGTTGTATTTTTCCTGCTTCTGTGACAAGAGCCGAGCTTATAGAATAATTAGAAACTGACAAGTATAGGTATAGGGGTTTACCGACTTCTGGTTTTTGTAGCACTGGTGGTGTTGATAGAATGGTTTTAAGTTCGCCAAATGCTTTCTCGCATTCCTCGGTCCATTGAAATTTCTTGGCCTTTGATATGGTTTGGAAGAAATGATATGATCGGCTTGATACTGCTGGTAAAAATCGAGATAATGCCGCTATTCTCCCTGccagttgttgtacttctttcttcattttgggGCTTGTCATATCAAGTATTGCTCTACATTTTTCAGGGTTTGCTTCAATTCCGCGTGAGGTCAGCATGAATCCGAGGAATTTCCCCCCTTGTACTCCGAAAGCACACTTCTCTGGGTTGAGTCTCATGTTGTATGTTCGGACTTGTTCGAATATCTCCCTGAGATCGTCACAGTGTGACATCCCTTGAGTGGTCTTGGCGAccatgtcatccacgtagatCTCCATACTCCGACCTATTTGATTGTGGAATACTTTGTCCATCAGTCGTTGGTAGGTTGCACCTGCATTCTTTAGGTCAAATGGCATTActttgtaacaaaaatttccATGTTCAGTTGTAAATGTTGTTTTGCTTTGATCTTCCGGATGCATAAGGATCTGGTTGTAGccagagtatgcatccatgaagcttAAGCTTTTGAAACCTGATGCATTGTCTACAAGCTTATCGATACAAGGCAGGGGGTAAGCATCTTTATGACATTATTTAAATCTGTAAAATTGACGCACATGCGCCATTTACTTGAGTTCTTTCTTACCATTACGACGTTTGATAACCATGTTGTGAATCGAATCTCTTTGATGAAATTAGCTTTAAGGAGCTTTCCAGTTTCTTTAAGGACCGCTTTTGATTTCTCTGCTCCGAGGTTCCTTTTCTTTTGAGCTATAGGTCGAGCAGAGTTGTTTGTGGCGAGCTTGTGACATATGATGTTAGGGTTTATGCCGGGCATGTCTGCTGAGGTCCATGCAAATAGGTCGGCGTTATCTTTTAGTATTTTGATAAGTTCCGACCTTTCTTCTCCTTGGAGGGCTTGGCCGATGTATGTGACCTGTCCTGTCTTTGCCATCAGCGAGACTTCCTGGAGCTCGTCTGCCGGCTGAGGTCTTTCTTGAGTGTCCTCCCTCGGGTCGAGCTCTGCGAGAGATAATACCTCGTGTGTGTTGTGAGTATCTCTGACCTCTTGGTGTTCTTTTCCCGAGGCCGATCTTTTTAGACTCGCGTTGTAACATTGCCGAGCTTGTTGTCGGTCTGAGTGGAGTGTCACTATATGTCCGTCCTGTGCCTGAAACTTAACACATAGATGGTAAGTGGATACTACTGCCCTGAACATGTTCAGAGTGGGTCTTCCGAGGATAACATTGTAAGGACTGGGGCAGTCAACTATCAGGTATTGTAAGTCAATAGTTTTTGATAATGAGTTCTCTCCTAAGGTTGTTTTTAGCCATATGTATCCCTTGATGGGGACCCTTTCTCCGGAGAAACCTACTAGCTCCCCGGACGAGGGTTGTAAGAGTTTTTCGGATAAGTTCATTTTTAAAAAGGTAGAATAGAAAAGTACATCTGCACTACTACCTGGGTCCAGGAGGACTTTTCTTACCAATAGTTCACCTGTTTGGATAGATAGTACCACTGGGTcatctaagtttggtgctgCCGAGCTGATGTCCGCCTGGCTGAAGGTGATTTGGAGGTCGGGATTGTCTTTGTTGTTTAGCGGCATGGTTCCTTCGATTGCCAACATTGCTCGGTAGCTTCGCTTTCGGGCTAAGGTTGTTTCTCCTCCCCCGGCAAATCCTCCGGATATGCAATTTATGATGGCTTTTGGTGGTGTGTTGTGTGGCCATTTGTTATCTTCTTTACTTTCCGAGGTCTGTCGGCGCTGGTCTCAGTCTCTGTCGTTGTCTTTATGCTTTCTCCCTTCGATGTATTTGTCTAGGAGGCCTTGGCGAGCTAATCTTTCCAGCAGATCCTTAGCTATTACACACTCATCAGTTGTGTGCCCATATTTCTGGTGGAAGGCACAGTGCTTGCTTTTGTCGACGAATCGCTGATCTTGGTAGCTCCCCGCTCTGGTTGGTGGTTTTATAATCTTGGCATTGAGTATTTCTTTGATTATCTTTTCTCTCTTCGTATTGAATCTGGTGTAGTTATCGAATTTTGGGACGAGCTTGAATGGTTTGCCGAGGTCTCTAGTGTTCGCCAATCTGGAGGGTCTGTCATTCTCTTTTCGTGGTCTCCTTTCGGTTTTGTCGGCCTCTCGGAGTTCTTCGATTTCCATTTGTCCAGCTGCTCTTTCTCGGAATTCGTCCAGTGTTTTTGGCTTGGTAACCGCGATTATTTCTCTGAATTTTCCGGGCCTAAGTCCGGCTTTGAGGGCATGTAGGTGGACGGCAGGGTTCAGGTCAGGTATTTCCATGGTGGCATATGTGAACCTGGTCATATAATCTTTTAAGCTTTCTTGTGGGCCCTGGCGGATGGTGCTGAGATAGTCTGATCCATGTACATAGATCCGAGCTACTGCAAAGTAGTCGATGAAAGACCTAGCCAGATCTTCGAAGGAAGCGATTGATCCTGCAGATAATTTCGAAAACCAAAGTAGGGCAGTCCCGTCTAGATAAGTAGGGAAACTCTGCAAAGCACAGGATCGTTATTAGGTCTGTTAAAAAACATCATAGATTGAAATTTTTTGATGTGAGCCCGGGGGTCACCAATCCCCTTATATGGCTCAAGAGAGGAAGGGAGTGTGAAATGCTTTGGCATTTGGAAATTCGTGATTTCCTCAGAAAACGGGTTGTCCAAGGTCAGCTTTTCCTTGGGGGGGTTGACACCTATGAGTTCGGCTCCGCCTTGGGTTGAACTTTTGGAGTTGCCTTCCTCTTGTTTGCTGCTCTGGGTGGATAGCTCAGCTAGTCTCTTGACTTCTGCTTGCAGTTCGGCCATCTGGGCCATAAGTTCGGCCTGACTAGGTTGATGAATTCCGTTGTCAGCCATGTCACCAGCTTGACGAATCCTgcgtagaagaagaaaataaaaaggaaagtgGAAATAGAGTGGGGTTAGATTTCaggccccacggtgggcgccaaatgTTCCGTCCTGAGTATGCCGAGGTATACGGCTTTCAGTTGAGCACTTGACTTTTTGGTTAAACTATACTTCGTCTTGGCCCAACGGTACAGGATGACCTCGGTCCTCTGAAACACGGCGGCGGGAGTACCTGCacaagacactccgacgctcaagtaagTATGTGAGTTATAAGAGAATAGAGAACAATGAGTAAGAATGGGTTCTATGACCTGTCTTTTGTGGGTCGTGTAGCCTGGTATATATAGGCAAGCGGATAGTTGGTGAGAGCTTTATTTGCTCCGAGATATTTGGTAAGTGATGTTGTTCATATCTTTGATTTTTCTATTTGTGAGTAGCGGTTTTGAAGATAATGCTGATGTGTGAATGAGTTGGTTGGGGATTTTCGATCATTTCTGGGCTTAATGATCGGACCTTCTGCCGAGCATATCGGGGTACACATCAGATTATAATGATAATCTTTTTGGAAGACATGGTATGTAGTTATATGTAACTTATAGCTAAGAGTTGAAGAGGCATTAATAAGGTTACAATACTCACCTAATAGTTTTGAGACTTCTCTTTTCATTTTCCTTATCTACTATGCCGCCGCTTTTATCGTATCTCTCACTGGTAGCTGGTGGATCCCTTTGCCCTGCAAGACTATGTGGTAGATATCAAATGTCTGCTGCTTCcagtctttttaatttttggctcttctcttctctgtaAAATATATAGCTCATTGTAGATATATGTGTAAATGACATAGTTGTAAAAACCAGACCGGACCGGCCAGTTCGACAGGAAAACTGATGAACCGGATCCTATACCGGTCCGGTCCAGTGTTTGAACCGCACAAGAAATTGAACCGGTCAAAACCGGTGTGAACCGGTGAAGTGGTCTGACCAAACCGCTTGGGagaaaatatttctaaaatGCTTGAGGTAGGGTTCGAACCCTTGTCCTCAAGGAAACCAAAAGGCTCCACAACCACCAAACCATTAtgttttctattaaaattaatgcaaattataatacatatagaTATCTTTCATCAAatagtttacttttatttaatttattttaattttaattataaactcactcattcttaaattaattatatttttatttaacaataattataaactcacttatttttttataattatataatatctattaatattattttttaataaatacttgtagtatataatagtataaaagatataaactaattaataaattattgaaattcgaaaataattgttattttaatatataaccAGTAATCCAACGGTTGAATCAGTAACCCAGTGATCCAGTAACCTGACCGGTTTGATGACCGGTTCGCTTCTGACAACTATGGTAAATAAATGCAAAGGGTGTGAATGTGAATGACAAAGTCATTTGCTTTTTAAGTACATATCTTTTGAAATTTTCTTGTGAATAAAATTATGGCGACTATAGTCAACAATGTAATAACTACTCTTTCAGCAGGGTAAGGGAAGAATATTAAAGATTCATTTCTTAATGCTTCGGAAGATTGCAGAGACATATTGGAAAAGAACAAAGGAtcacagctcaaagaagtcgacGACCTTCTCATTCCCAGCTACTCTTACCTCAACGAAACGCTATACGACGTGGATTGCATAAGGAGGATTCTAGGGTACTTCTTGGACGGTATCGAACACCGAAGCGCTTCGAAAATTGATGGAGGCGACATCGTTCCTAGATCGTCGGCGCTCAAACTCGGATAAATTAAATGTTggcattttatattttgttagttatttttattatttgactttttaatttgtatttagatgatattttaaaatttatattagattataattatattttaatgtgtttatttatattttatttattattttattataaaataatttttaaagtcaaTTACAATTAAaccatttaaatttataaattaataaattaataattaaaacgGTTTGATTACCAATTTcgttttcagaaccttgctgATTATTGTTTTTTGACCTGAGCTGATTGATTATTTgggctatttttttatttgcctTTTTTGGAGGAACTGGAGGATTGTTCAGTTAACATTTATCTGAAAGAaggcaacaaaaaaaaaaacgctTATC is part of the Arachis duranensis cultivar V14167 chromosome 1, aradu.V14167.gnm2.J7QH, whole genome shotgun sequence genome and encodes:
- the LOC107480200 gene encoding uncharacterized protein LOC107480200; its protein translation is MLAIEGTMPLNNKDNPDLQITFSQADISSAAPNLDDPVVLSIQTGELLVRKVLLDPGSSADVLFYSTFLKMNLSEKLLQPSSGELVGFSGERVPIKGYIWLKTTLGENSLSKTIDLQYLIVDCPSPYNVILGRPTLNMFRAVVSTYHLCVKFQAQDGHIVTLHSDRQQARQCYNASLKRSASGKEHQEVRDTHNTHEVLSLAELDPREDTQERPQPADELQEVSLMAKTGQVTYIGQALQGEERSELIKILKDNADLFAWTSADMPGINPNIICHKLATNNSARPIAQKKRNLGAEKSKAVLKETGKLLKANFIKEIRFTTWLSNVVMLVDNASGFKSLSFMDAYSGYNQILMHPEDQSKTTFTTEHGNFCYKVMPFDLKNAGATYQRLMDKVFHNQIGRSMEIYVDDMVAKTTQGMSHCDDLREIFEQVRTYNMRLNPEKCAFGVQGGKFLGFMLTSRGIEANPEKCRAILDMTSPKMKKEVQQLAGRIAALSRFLPAVSSRSYHFFQTISKAKKFQWTEECEKAFGELKTILSTPPVLQKPEVGKPLYLYLSVSNYSISSALVTEAGKIQRPVYFVSRVMQSTEQKYPKIEQLALALVITARRLRPYFQSHTIIVRTNQPLRWILTKPELAGRMIKWSIELSEFDIQFQPRSALKAQILADFISELTPDQNNRPWELHVDGASSRRGSGAGIILKQGDEVIAEQSLQFNFPASNNDAEYEALITGLKLALNLQVQSLTAHCDSLLVVQQIRGEFQVKDPLLERYWLMAKDLISKFNSFIILHVNREKNFRADILSKLAATRADTQTSTLSQLTLEKPSIEPLSVTNITHLRDWRTPFLEYINTGTIPKDKLNPQNFRRRASLYTKVAGELYRRGFSQPLLKCLNKKEAKEVMDEIHEGKLSAISTKPAEMLHSMEVSWPFHRWGLDILGPFPVAPGQVKFLLVAIDYFSKWIEAQPLARITTEKHHFSSVEHPQTNGQAEAANRVILQAIKRKLNNAKGEWADLIPEVLWSYNTTIQSTMGETPFKLVYGSEALIPVEVGIPTLRAELYDEQQNEDRRNAELDLTEKEREIAAIRQRAKKQLAEIKHNKRVHPRTFTIGDLVLRRTEEARRPPTHGKLAANWEGLFQITKVLGLGAYQLQTLQGNTIPGNWNVSSLKVYRS